A genomic stretch from Thalassophryne amazonica chromosome 18, fThaAma1.1, whole genome shotgun sequence includes:
- the meiob gene encoding meiosis-specific with OB domain-containing protein produces MSTENCIVISELHPNFSHPKVLGIVIGKSDVRSFPDRKNAGADRFTFGFTIKDSVDYFINVSAWGDENYISGLSSSFSIGDCVTVENPLVSHKDPEKGDKFCPVTPSPYRLLVTDAHSLVCLCADTDTIDRLLPLIHLPVKDSRDFYSLGDIVANGQRLDGSVINILAAVRLIGEPKSFITSDKRKGQRLEVKLFDDSVSYFPLVCWDREAIQLLQALIPKETVLFIADTKIGFDSFRNCMAATVNSKTIITVNPDTREASLLYNYVKQMSESGSLDQDEKPEDVSVESITDMYTVSQLKQKALENPEVFFGIMYCFMSKLDLDSSVSKVIKTRCSRCRFQVAEDLQSCTNPLCLGKDQAFSVSTGFDLLVDFTDHTGTLQSCSLRSPVAEKTLGCTTDDFTCLTDDERTAMKWKFLLERCKIVMKILPSTRTKAGIRGTVLSCCLADPGEVKQHMVALQ; encoded by the exons atgtccACTGAAAACTGCATCGTCATCTCTGAGCTGCATCCAAACTTCTCTCATCCG AAGGTGCTTGGTATTGTGATTGGAAAATCTGATGTCAGAAGCTTCCCAGACAGAAAAA ATGCTGGTGCAGACAGGTTCACTTTTGGCTTCACCATTAAGGACTCAGTTGATTATTTTATCAACGTATCTGCCTGGGGAGACGAAAACTACATCAGCGGGCTGTCAAGCAGCTTCAGCATTGGAGACTGTG TCACTGTTGAAAATCCTTTAGTCTCTCACAAAGACCCAGAGAAAGGCGATAAATTCTGCCCTGTAACACCGAG CCCGTACAGGCTGCTGGTGACTGACGCTCATTCCCTGGTGTGTTTGTGTGCCGACACGGACACCATTGACAGGCTGCTGCCACTAATCCATCTGCCAGTTAAGGATTCCAGAGACTTCTACTCTCTGGGTGACATAGTGGccaacgggcagcggctggatggcagtgtgataaATATACTGGCTGCAGTGAGATTG ATTGGAGAACCAAAGTCTTTCATCACTTCTGACAAACGCAAAGGACAGAGGCTGGAAGTGAAGCTGTTTGATGACTCTGTCTCATACTTCCCCCTCGTCTG CTGGGACAGAGAAGCCATTCAGCTTCTTCAGGCTTTGATTCCGAAGGAGACGG TGCTCTTCATAGCAGACACAAAAATCGGCTTTGACAGTTTTCGCAACTGCATGGCAGCAACTGTAAATTCCAAAACCATTATCACAGTCAACCCTG ATACAAGGGAAGCCAGCCTGCTCTACAACTACGTTAAACAGATGTCTGAATCTGGAAGTCTGGATCAAGATGAGAAGCCAGAGGACGTGTCTG TGGAATCCATCACTGACATGTACACGGTGAGCCAGCTGAAGCAAAAGGCTCTGGAGAACCCTGAAGTGTTCTTTGGCATCATGTACTGCTTCATGTCCAAGCTTGACCTCGACTCTTCGGTTTCAAAAGTCATCAAGACACGCTG CTCGAGGTGTAGGTTCCAGGTGGCTGAGGACCTGCAGAGCTGCACCAACCCGCTGTGTCTGGGGAAGGATCAGGCCTTTTCAGTGAGCACAGGCTTTGACCTGCTGGTGGACTTCACGGACCACACGGGCACCCTGCAGAGCTGCAGCCTCAGGAGTCCAGTGGCCGAGAAGACACTCGGCTGCACT ACGGACGACTTTACCTGTTTGACTGATGACGAGCGAACTGCCATGAAGTGGAAATTTCTGTTGGAGAGATGTAAAATCGTTATGAAG ATCCTCCCGTCCACCAGGACGAAGGCTGGAATCAGGGGGACGGTTCTGTCCTGCTGCCTGGCAGATCCAGGGGAGGTCAAGCAGCACATGGTGGCTCTGCAGTGA
- the mlst8 gene encoding target of rapamycin complex subunit lst8, whose protein sequence is MNVNQGTVGSDPVILATAGYDHTVRFWQAHSGICTRTVQHQDSQVNSLEVTPDRSMIAAAGYQHIRMYDLNSNNPNPVINYDGVSKNITSVGFHEDGRWMYTGGEDCMARIWDLRSRNLQCQRIFQVNAPINCVCLHPNQAELIVGDQSGVIHAWDLKTDHNEQLIPEPEVSVNAVHIDPDASYMAAVNSSGNCYVWNLARGLGDEVTQFIPKTKIPAHKRYALRCKFSPDSTLLATCSADQTCKIWRTSNFSLMTELSIKSNNPGETSRGWMWDCAFSGDSQYIVTASSDNLARLWCVDTGEIKREYSGHQKAVVCLAFNDSVLG, encoded by the exons ATGAATGTGAACCAGGGCACTGTGGGCAGTGACCCGGTGATTCTGGCCACGGCCGGATACGACCACACTGTCCGTTTCTGGCAGGCCCACAGCGGGATCTGCACCAGGACAGTCCAGCACCAGGACTCT CAAGTAAACTCTCTGGAGGTCACGCCTGACAGGAGCATGATTGCAGCTGCAG GTTATCAGCACATCCGCATGTATGACCTAAACTCCAACAATCCCAACCCAGTGATCAACTATGATGGTGTTAGCAAAAACATCACCTCAGTGGGCTTCCATGAAGATGGACGCTGGATGTACACCGGAGGAGAGGACTGCATGGCTCGAATCTGGGACCTAAG ATCAAGAAATCTGCAATGTCAGAGGATCTTCCAGGTCAATGCTCCCATCAATTGCGTGTGCCTGCATCCCAACCAG GCAGAGCTGATAGTGGGAGACCAGAGTGGAGTAATTCATGCCTGGGATCTGAAGACAGACCACAATGAACAGCTGATCCCTGAGCCCGAGGTCTCAGTCAATGCTGTTCACATTGATCCAGATGCTAGCTACATGGCTGCAGTGAACAGCTCG GGGAACTGTTACGTGTGGAACCTCGCGAGAGGCCTCGGAGATGAAGTGACTCAGTTCATCCCTAAAACGAAGATCCCTGCTCACAAACGTTACGCCCTCCGCTGCAAGTTCAGCCCCGATTCCAC TCTTTTGGCCACATGCTCAGCAGACCAGACCTGCAAAATCTGGAGGACTTCTAATTTTTCACTTATGACGGAGCTGAGCATCAAGAGCAACAATCCCGGGGAGACCTCCAGAGGCTGGATGTGGGACTGCGCCTTTTCTGGAGATTCTCAATATATTGTCACTG CATCGTCGGATAATCTGGCTCGTCTGTGGTGTGTGGACACCGGCGAGATTAAGCGGGAATACAGCGGCCACCAGAAGGCAGTGGTGTGTCTGGCCTTCAACGACAGTGTGCTGGGCTGA